In Phycisphaerae bacterium RAS1, the genomic window AGACGCCGGCGGCCGCCAGCGGCAGCAGCACGCCGAAGTGCCACGCGCGATCCATCCAGCGCGCCGCCGGAACATGCTCCAGGTACAGGTAATAGTCCTCCGTGTCAGGCCATTCATACGCCCCGAGCACGCCGCCGAATTTCCACGCCATCAGTCGCAGCCACTCGCCGGGCTGCTCCCCGATCCGCTGAAGCGCGCGCTGCAGGTAGTGATCGGAAATCTCGCGCGGCGACGCCGGCCGGCCGAGCGCGCGGCTCACGTCTCGCTCCCAGGCCGCCTGCTCCAGGTCGCCGGTGCCGCGGCCGCGCGTCATCGTCTCGTAGGTGCCGCTGCTGCCGGGGCGATTGCCCATGGCGAAGTTCTGGCCCAGATTGGGCGTCGTAAGGACGAACTCGCCGAGCACAATGCGGTTGCGAACCGCCCATGGACCGATCGGTACCAGCACCCCGAGCAGGAGCAGCACGACGCACACGGCGCGTGACCGCGCGCGTTTCAGGCGCGTGTTCTGGGTTCGACCAGTCAGCGCCGCCGCCAGCGATACCGGCACGAGTGCGAGCGCGTTCTGCCGCGTCAGAATGAGCAACCCGAGACACAGCCCGTGCCACAGCCACCCGTAGCGTCCGACCTCCGAGTCGGACGCCGTCGGCGGCGGAGGGCCGACGCAACGCTGGAGCGTCCACAGACACAGGGCGCTCAGGAAGACTTCGAGAGCGGTCTTCTGAATCAGCCCGTCAAAGAAAATCACCGGCGGATAGAGCGCCAGCAACACGCCCGCGGCAAGCCCCGCCGTCGCGCCGAACAAACACCGCCCGAGCAGCATCGTCAGCGCGCAGCCGGCCGCCCCGACGAGAATCTGGAATAGGCGAGGTCCGATCAGGCCGTCGCCGGTCAGCGCGCGGATCGCCGCCAGAACATAGGCATAGAGCGGCGCGTGAAAAAACTCGCGCGGCGCAAGCCACTCGCCTCCCGCAATTTCACGGGCCGCATCGACGTAAACACGCGCATCCGAAAGCGGAAACTCAATAAAACCGAGCGGGCGGATTTGGTAGAGATAGGCCGCGCGGACGCCCAGCGCCAGGAAAAAAACCGCCAGCACGCCGCGCCAGCCGGACGCTGCGACGGACTGCCCGCGGCGTTGCGTCATTTCTCGCTGAGCAGCGCCCGCAGCTCGGCG contains:
- the yrrB_4 gene encoding TPR repeat-containing protein YrrB: MTQRRGQSVAASGWRGVLAVFFLALGVRAAYLYQIRPLGFIEFPLSDARVYVDAAREIAGGEWLAPREFFHAPLYAYVLAAIRALTGDGLIGPRLFQILVGAAGCALTMLLGRCLFGATAGLAAGVLLALYPPVIFFDGLIQKTALEVFLSALCLWTLQRCVGPPPPTASDSEVGRYGWLWHGLCLGLLILTRQNALALVPVSLAAALTGRTQNTRLKRARSRAVCVVLLLLGVLVPIGPWAVRNRIVLGEFVLTTPNLGQNFAMGNRPGSSGTYETMTRGRGTGDLEQAAWERDVSRALGRPASPREISDHYLQRALQRIGEQPGEWLRLMAWKFGGVLGAYEWPDTEDYYLYLEHVPAARWMDRAWHFGVLLPLAAAGVWLTRRQWRQIWPLHAWLVVNVLAIALFVVFARYRSPLLPALAVFAAAAGVALVEAVRRREWRRVAVAAVVLLPAALIANGWWQRPRRAMPFAHTNHAVALANLKRFPEALREFDAALALDPNNVDAHWNRGSAWFDLGEYERAVADYGFAAQRDPTFAIAWRGLGDAHLRLGEFAESERAFRRAAELDPDDPRGRNGLAAAVASQGRVDEAVEILAGLVKDRPTFAEAWLNLGNAHLVAGRLDDAVAALDEAIRLLPTYADALSSRGVADAQRGRMDLATERFRAALAADPSHRAAGRNLIDALLQQQRVAEALAEVRRMRSANPQDAELRELETQIEMRRR